TATTAATGATGTAGAGTTGATTATCGGCTTGTAACTTGAAAGAGCAGCCGCCTACATTAAGTGACTAGCAATAATTTCAAGATTCTCCAACAATGAAagacaaaaagaaaaaagggCAAAAGAGTGTGTCTATGGTGGGATAGGTATAGAGACAAATACCTCTTCCTGTGAATGAACATGAGACTTGTGGGTTCCATTTAATAGCTTAGCATAACGGTCATGTGAATTTGCAAGCAATGAAACCATTCTTCGAAGCAAATTTCTTCGGAAGAGAAACACGACAGAAACTCCCCGATAATTGAAGTATTCTACTATTTCTTTATGGTACTCTATCAATCCCTGCATAAAAATAAATCTAGCAGTTAGCAAATAAACCATAAAGCAACCCCTGGGATTCAAATAATTTCCATCCATCATATAGAATAATGACCATCTTAAACTCAGCCTCTCGCATGACTTCTTCTATGGTTAATCACTGTATAGAAATCGGGAGATACAAAAATCATATATCTAAAAGTAAGTACACTACAGATAAAACATACAAGCAAGCAAATCTGAAGTCTTTAACATTTAACCAGAAATTCCCTCAAAACTTGATTCAATGACAGTTAGAGGTCTCCTGACCAAAGCCTCgcaaattcaatttctttttggAAGGGATCTTGTCAaacatttttttctcatttttatgTATAAGAAAAAGGTATCAGATCACATAGGaacacaaatatatataattgtaattttgcaaTGGTAAAATTTGTTTGAAAATTCAACTACATTTACTTACCTGATTCAACATCCACTTGAAGCCAACAGCAGCAGAGCACTCATTCTTGGAAGCACTATTGAACCAATCTAACTTGTAAACTCTATCTAAAGTCTGCATAATTGTTGAAATGTTTTTCCTCCTATCCATTGCACAGAATATCTCCCCATTTGAGCTTATATTAATATGACTATTTAGCAAAGTCTCAAACCATCCACTTCCTGACCTTTGCATCGACAATATGGCAAAGAATCGTACCGGATTTTGTATGCATTCACCCCTACCAAAGTATTAAAAACCAAAATCTTAAGATAATTTAactaaaaagaagagaaaaaaaaaactccaAATGGAAGTATACATGTTTACCTGCTAAAAGTTTGAGGCTTAGGGTAATGCAAGGTAGGAATTCGAGCTTCTAATTGTACAAGAATGTTCCTATCTGGAGATGGACTCTCAATGAGTTGGAGGTTCTGAGTTTTGATCTTGCTAACTGTATTTATCTGCCTTAAACAGACTGTACAGATATAAATACCACACACAATACCAAACAATAAAACTATTGTCCTTAAGAACACTGGAGACT
This is a stretch of genomic DNA from Gossypium arboreum isolate Shixiya-1 chromosome 11, ASM2569848v2, whole genome shotgun sequence. It encodes these proteins:
- the LOC108450785 gene encoding uncharacterized protein LOC108450785, giving the protein MKPPLFLRLCEYIYLHTLISCFHFYFLGLLHLLPNTSMAEYVCLFHKETVIVKSPKKSPVFLRTIVLLFGIVCGIYICTVCLRQINTVSKIKTQNLQLIESPSPDRNILVQLEARIPTLHYPKPQTFSRGECIQNPVRFFAILSMQRSGSGWFETLLNSHINISSNGEIFCAMDRRKNISTIMQTLDRVYKLDWFNSASKNECSAAVGFKWMLNQGLIEYHKEIVEYFNYRGVSVVFLFRRNLLRRMVSLLANSHDRYAKLLNGTHKSHVHSQEEAAALSSYKPIINSTSLISDLREVEMDAVKALEYFNSTRHMVVYYEDLFTNNTKLDDVQEFLGLPRMELTSRQVKIHKGPLSDFVKNWDDVIKTLNGTQYERFLQADY